One genomic region from Balaenoptera musculus isolate JJ_BM4_2016_0621 chromosome X, mBalMus1.pri.v3, whole genome shotgun sequence encodes:
- the TRO gene encoding trophinin isoform X2, with product MDRRNDSDYKMTPFQGPLPPPGSLGLHFPPDVQAETTEEDSVLLMHTLLSSTKDPLAVDPPVANRPKKSKTKKAPIKAITKTVRAAPPVPSANVITTNKPKITFLALNLPIIPQINQASATTEAANTQASSFTAQPKKANKTKRVTAKAAQGSQFPTGSESVTTQIKLPLQALNVPVIPQTIQAPVATESANSQALLASIKPKKAPKAKKANNKAIASATEISLAPSTTYTATTQGQITSIRTKKASKAKKATVKCTNTDTELLEAPDATETATRQIEASAAAIWPKKSKGKKAAYKGPNSACEISEAPPASQMVTKQALAATVRVKRGYRAWKVDTKARTTESQTQIDEGAQAKMSTPQINISVLETQVVAAVQALADDYLAQLSLEPTTRTRDKRNRKSKHLNGDERGGGNYRWIPWGRRPPLSRDVAILQERANKLVKYLLVKDQTKIPIKRSDMLKDVIQEYDEYFPEIIERASYALEKMFRVNLKEIDKQSSLYILISIQESSAGILGTTKDTPKLGLLMVILSVIFMNGNKANEAVIWEVLRKLGLHPGYLEYKRVPNSRPPEYEFFWGLRSYHETSKMKVLKFACKVQKKDPKDWAVQYREAVEMEVQAAAVAVAEAEARAEARAQMGIGEEAVAGPWNWDDMDIDCLTREELGDDAQAWGRFSLEIEARAQENANASTNIDFSRGASTRASYSDGASISFSGVPSPSNGFGGTCSTSASFSSVASICFGGTPSTCSTFSGGASISFGGAASTSSSFSSEASISFGGTPCTSTNFSGGVSSSFSGPLNTSTSFSGGASSGFGGMLSTPAGFSDALSMSTSFGSTLGTSAVFSGALSTSPGFGGTLSTSVYFGGSPSSSASFGGTLSTSICFGGFPSTSTGFDGVLSTSVSFGSSFSNSTDFGGTLSTSFCFGDSPSTSASFGGTLSTSLGLGGALNTSAGFSSAVSISTGFSSAPSTNSGFGSVFSTSTDFSGAPKTTTDLGSAPSTSIGFGGAPSTSFCFGSVSNTNLCFGGPPSTSTCFSGPTSASFGDGLSTSAGFSFCDGLSTSPGFGGGLSTNSGFGGGLISSDIFGGGLGTNAGFGSTLGTSADFSSGLSISDGFGGGANTSFDGRLSTIIGFGSGSNTSTGFTGEPRTSTGFIGGPTSIVGFGSGLSTDADFNGGPSSSVGYSGGPSNAAGFGGGATSLGACSFSYG from the exons ATGGATAGGAGAAATGACTCCGATTATAAGATGACCCCGTTCCAG GgccctctgcctccccctggGAGCCTGGGGCTTCACTTCCCTCCAGATGTACAGGCTGAGACAACAGAAGAAGACAGTGTCTTGCTGATGCATACCCTCTTGTCATCAACCAAGGACCCCCTGGCTGTGGACCCACCAGTTGCCAACCGGCCTAAGAAAAGCAAGACCAAGAAGGCCCCTATTAAGGCTATCACTAAGACAGTACGCGCTGCCCCTCCAGTTCCATCTGCCAATGTGATTACCACCAACAAGCCTAAAATAACTTTTCTGGCTTTAAACCTTCCAATCATCCCCCAGATCAACCAGGCTTCAGCTACCACTGAGGCAGCCAATACTCAGGCTTCTTCATTCACCGCTCAGCCTAAGAAAGCCAACAAGACAAAGAGAGTTACTGCTAAGGCAGCCCAAGGCTCCCAATTTCCAACTGGCAGTGAGAGTGTTACTACACAGATCAAGTTACCCTTGCAGGCCCTAAACGTGCCAGTCATCCCACAGACTATCCAGGCTCCAGTTGCCACTGAGTCAGCCAATTCTCAAGCCTTGTTAGCCTCCATCAAGCCTAAGAAAGCTCCCAAGGCTAAGAAGGCTAACAATAAGGCCATAGCTAGTGCCACTGAGATCTCACTGGCTCCATCCACCACCTACACAGCTACCACCCAAGGCCAAATTACCTCCATCCGAACTAAGAAAGCCTCCAAAGCCAAGAAAGCAACTGTTAAGTGCACAAATACTGACACTGAACTCCTAGAGGCCCCAGATGCCACTGAGACAGCTACCAGGCAGATTGAGGCCTCAGCAGCAGCTATCTGGCCCAAAAAATCCAAGGGCAAGAAGGCTGCCTATAAGGGCCCAAATTCTGCCTGTGAGATATCTGAGGCCCCACCTGCCAGTCAAATGGTCACAAAACAAGCCCTAGCAGCCACCGTCCGGGTCAAGAGAGGGTACAGGGCTTGGAAGGTTGACACTAAAGCCCGGACAACTGAAAGCCAGACTCAAATTGATGAAGGGGCCCAGGCCAAGATGTCTACCCCTCAGATCAACATAAGTGTCCTTGAGACTCAGGTTGTTGCTGCTGTCCAGGCCCTGGCAGATGACTACCTGGCTCAGTTGAGTCTGGAGCCCACAACCAGGACCCGGGACAAGAGGAACCGAAAG TCCAAGCATCTGAACGGGGATGAGAGAGGTGGTGGTAATTATAGGTGGATTCCATGGGGCCGGAGGCCTCCGCTATCCCGAGATGTGGCCATTTTGCAAGAAAGG GCAAATAAGTTGGTGAAATACCTGTTGGTTAAGGACCAGACAAAGATCCCCATCAAGCGCTCAG ACATGCTGAAGGATGTCATCCAAGAATATGATGAATACTTCCCAGAGATCATTGAACGAGCAAGCTATGCTCTGGAGAAG ATGTTTCGAGTCAATCTGAAGGAAATTGATAAACAAAGTAGCTTGTATATTCTCATCAGCATTCAGGAATCCTCTGCAGGCATCCTGGGAAC GACCAAGGACACACCCAAACTAGGTCTTCTCATGGTTATTCTGAGTGTCATTTTTATGAATGGCAACAAGGCCAATGAGG CTGTCATCTGGGAGGTGCTGCGCAAGTTGGGGCTGCACCCTGG GTACCTGGAATACAAGAGGGTCCCCAACAGCAGACCACCTGAATATGAGTTCTTCTGGGGCTTGCGCTCCTACCATGAGACTAGCAAGATGAAAGTTCTCAAGTTTGCATGCAAG GTGCAGAAGAAAGACCCCAAGGACTGGGCCGTGCAGTATCGGGAGGCAGTGGAGATGGAAGTCCAAGCTGCAGCTGTGGCTGTAGCTGAGGCTGAGGCCAGGGCTGAGGCAAGAGCCCAAATGGGGATTGGAGAGGAAGCTGTGGCTGGGCCCTGGAATTGGGATGACATGGATATCGACTGCCTAACAAGGGAAGAGCTAGGCGATGATGCTCAGGCCTGGGGCAGATTTTCACTTGAAATTGAGGCCAGAGcccaagaaaatgcaaatgccaGCACCAACATTGACTTCAGCAGAGGAGCTAGCACCAGGGCTAGCTATAGCGATGGTGCTAGTATTAGCTTCAGTGGTGTACCCAGCCCCAGTAATGGCTTTGGTGGCACATGCAGCACCAGTGCCAGCTTCAGCAGCGTAGCCAGCATTTGCTTTGGTGGCACACCCAGCACTTGCTCCACTTTCAGTGGTGGAGCCAGCATTAGCTTTGGTGGTGCAGCCAGCACCAGCTCTAGTTTCAGCAGTGAAGCCAGCATTAGCTTTGGTGGCACACCTTGCACCAGTACCAACTTCAGTGGTGGGGTCAGCTCTAGTTTCAGTGGCCCACTCAACACCAGTACAAGTTTCAGTGGTGGAGCCAGCTCTGGTTTTGGAGGCATGCTCAGTACCCCTGCTGGCTTCAGTGATGCACTCAGTATGAGCACCAGCTTTGGCAGTACACTCGGCACCAGTGCAGTCTTTAGTGGTGCACTTAGCACCAGCCCTGGCTTTGGTGGCACACTCAGCACTAGTGTCTACTTTGGTGGCTCTCCCAGTTCCAGTGCCAGCTTTGGTGGCACACTCAGTACCAGTATCTGCTTTGGTGGCTTTCCTAGCACCAGCACTGGTTTTGATGGTGTACTCAGTACCAGTGTCTCCTTTGGTAGCTCTTTCAGCAATAGCACTGACTTTGGTGGTACACTAAGCACGAGCTTCTGCTTTGGTGATTCTCCCAGCACTAGTGCCAGCTTTGGTGGTACACTCAGCACCAGTCTTGGCTTAGGTGGTGCACTCAACACCAGTGCTGGTTTTAGCAGTGCTGTCAGCATTAGCACTGGCTTCAGCAGTGCACCCAGCACCAACTCTGGCTTTGGCAGTGTGTTCAGCACCAGTACTGACTTCAGTGGGGCACCTAAAACCACTACTGACCTTGGCAGTGCTCCCAGCACCAGCATTGGCTTTGGTGGAGCCCCCAGCACCAGCTTCTGCTTTGGCAGTGTGTCTAACACCAACCTATGCTTTGGTGGCCCTCCTAGTACCAGCACCTGCTTTAGTGGTCCTACCAGTGCCAGTTTTGGTGATGGACTCAGCACCAGTGCTGGTTTCAGCTTTTGTGATGGGTTAAGCACCAGCCCTGGATTTGGTGGTGGACTGAGCACCAACTCTGGCTTTGGTGGTGGACTGATCTCCAGTGATATCTTTGGTGGTGGGCTGGGCACCAATGCTGGTTTTGGCAGCACACTTGGCACCAGTGCTGACTTTAGTAGTGGCCTCAGCATCAGTGATGGCTTTGGTGGTGGGGCTAATACCAGCTTCGACGGAAGACTGAGCACCATCATTGGCTTTGGCAGTGGTTCCAACACCAGCACTGGCTTTACTGGTGAACCCCGCACCAGCACCGGCTTTATTGGTGGACCCACTTCTATTGTTGGCTTTGGCAGTGGACTGAGCACCGATGCTGACTTCAACGGTGGACCAAGCAGTAGTGTTGGCTATAGCGGTGGACCGAGCAATGCTGCTGGCTTTGGTGGTGGAGCCACCAGCCTTGGTGCCTGTAGCTTCTCCTATGGCTAG
- the TRO gene encoding trophinin isoform X1 — MDRRNDSDYKMTPFQGPLPPPGSLGLHFPPDVQAETTEEDSVLLMHTLLSSTKDPLAVDPPVANRPKKSKTKKAPIKAITKTVRAAPPVPSANVITTNKPKITFLALNLPIIPQINQASATTEAANTQASSFTAQPKKANKTKRVTAKAAQGSQFPTGSESVTTQIKLPLQALNVPVIPQTIQAPVATESANSQALLASIKPKKAPKAKKANNKAIASATEISLAPSTTYTATTQGQITSIRTKKASKAKKATVKCTNTDTELLEAPDATETATRQIEASAAAIWPKKSKGKKAAYKGPNSACEISEAPPASQMVTKQALAATVRVKRGYRAWKVDTKARTTESQTQIDEGAQAKMSTPQINISVLETQVVAAVQALADDYLAQLSLEPTTRTRDKRNRKSKHLNGDERGGGNYRWIPWGRRPPLSRDVAILQERANKLVKYLLVKDQTKIPIKRSDMLKDVIQEYDEYFPEIIERASYALEKMFRVNLKEIDKQSSLYILISIQESSAGILGTTKDTPKLGLLMVILSVIFMNGNKANEAVIWEVLRKLGLHPGVRHSLFGEVRKLITDEFVKQKYLEYKRVPNSRPPEYEFFWGLRSYHETSKMKVLKFACKVQKKDPKDWAVQYREAVEMEVQAAAVAVAEAEARAEARAQMGIGEEAVAGPWNWDDMDIDCLTREELGDDAQAWGRFSLEIEARAQENANASTNIDFSRGASTRASYSDGASISFSGVPSPSNGFGGTCSTSASFSSVASICFGGTPSTCSTFSGGASISFGGAASTSSSFSSEASISFGGTPCTSTNFSGGVSSSFSGPLNTSTSFSGGASSGFGGMLSTPAGFSDALSMSTSFGSTLGTSAVFSGALSTSPGFGGTLSTSVYFGGSPSSSASFGGTLSTSICFGGFPSTSTGFDGVLSTSVSFGSSFSNSTDFGGTLSTSFCFGDSPSTSASFGGTLSTSLGLGGALNTSAGFSSAVSISTGFSSAPSTNSGFGSVFSTSTDFSGAPKTTTDLGSAPSTSIGFGGAPSTSFCFGSVSNTNLCFGGPPSTSTCFSGPTSASFGDGLSTSAGFSFCDGLSTSPGFGGGLSTNSGFGGGLISSDIFGGGLGTNAGFGSTLGTSADFSSGLSISDGFGGGANTSFDGRLSTIIGFGSGSNTSTGFTGEPRTSTGFIGGPTSIVGFGSGLSTDADFNGGPSSSVGYSGGPSNAAGFGGGATSLGACSFSYG; from the exons ATGGATAGGAGAAATGACTCCGATTATAAGATGACCCCGTTCCAG GgccctctgcctccccctggGAGCCTGGGGCTTCACTTCCCTCCAGATGTACAGGCTGAGACAACAGAAGAAGACAGTGTCTTGCTGATGCATACCCTCTTGTCATCAACCAAGGACCCCCTGGCTGTGGACCCACCAGTTGCCAACCGGCCTAAGAAAAGCAAGACCAAGAAGGCCCCTATTAAGGCTATCACTAAGACAGTACGCGCTGCCCCTCCAGTTCCATCTGCCAATGTGATTACCACCAACAAGCCTAAAATAACTTTTCTGGCTTTAAACCTTCCAATCATCCCCCAGATCAACCAGGCTTCAGCTACCACTGAGGCAGCCAATACTCAGGCTTCTTCATTCACCGCTCAGCCTAAGAAAGCCAACAAGACAAAGAGAGTTACTGCTAAGGCAGCCCAAGGCTCCCAATTTCCAACTGGCAGTGAGAGTGTTACTACACAGATCAAGTTACCCTTGCAGGCCCTAAACGTGCCAGTCATCCCACAGACTATCCAGGCTCCAGTTGCCACTGAGTCAGCCAATTCTCAAGCCTTGTTAGCCTCCATCAAGCCTAAGAAAGCTCCCAAGGCTAAGAAGGCTAACAATAAGGCCATAGCTAGTGCCACTGAGATCTCACTGGCTCCATCCACCACCTACACAGCTACCACCCAAGGCCAAATTACCTCCATCCGAACTAAGAAAGCCTCCAAAGCCAAGAAAGCAACTGTTAAGTGCACAAATACTGACACTGAACTCCTAGAGGCCCCAGATGCCACTGAGACAGCTACCAGGCAGATTGAGGCCTCAGCAGCAGCTATCTGGCCCAAAAAATCCAAGGGCAAGAAGGCTGCCTATAAGGGCCCAAATTCTGCCTGTGAGATATCTGAGGCCCCACCTGCCAGTCAAATGGTCACAAAACAAGCCCTAGCAGCCACCGTCCGGGTCAAGAGAGGGTACAGGGCTTGGAAGGTTGACACTAAAGCCCGGACAACTGAAAGCCAGACTCAAATTGATGAAGGGGCCCAGGCCAAGATGTCTACCCCTCAGATCAACATAAGTGTCCTTGAGACTCAGGTTGTTGCTGCTGTCCAGGCCCTGGCAGATGACTACCTGGCTCAGTTGAGTCTGGAGCCCACAACCAGGACCCGGGACAAGAGGAACCGAAAG TCCAAGCATCTGAACGGGGATGAGAGAGGTGGTGGTAATTATAGGTGGATTCCATGGGGCCGGAGGCCTCCGCTATCCCGAGATGTGGCCATTTTGCAAGAAAGG GCAAATAAGTTGGTGAAATACCTGTTGGTTAAGGACCAGACAAAGATCCCCATCAAGCGCTCAG ACATGCTGAAGGATGTCATCCAAGAATATGATGAATACTTCCCAGAGATCATTGAACGAGCAAGCTATGCTCTGGAGAAG ATGTTTCGAGTCAATCTGAAGGAAATTGATAAACAAAGTAGCTTGTATATTCTCATCAGCATTCAGGAATCCTCTGCAGGCATCCTGGGAAC GACCAAGGACACACCCAAACTAGGTCTTCTCATGGTTATTCTGAGTGTCATTTTTATGAATGGCAACAAGGCCAATGAGG CTGTCATCTGGGAGGTGCTGCGCAAGTTGGGGCTGCACCCTGG GGTAAGGCATTCGCTCTTTGGGGAAGTGAGGAAGCTCATCACAGACGAGTTTGTGAAGCAGAA GTACCTGGAATACAAGAGGGTCCCCAACAGCAGACCACCTGAATATGAGTTCTTCTGGGGCTTGCGCTCCTACCATGAGACTAGCAAGATGAAAGTTCTCAAGTTTGCATGCAAG GTGCAGAAGAAAGACCCCAAGGACTGGGCCGTGCAGTATCGGGAGGCAGTGGAGATGGAAGTCCAAGCTGCAGCTGTGGCTGTAGCTGAGGCTGAGGCCAGGGCTGAGGCAAGAGCCCAAATGGGGATTGGAGAGGAAGCTGTGGCTGGGCCCTGGAATTGGGATGACATGGATATCGACTGCCTAACAAGGGAAGAGCTAGGCGATGATGCTCAGGCCTGGGGCAGATTTTCACTTGAAATTGAGGCCAGAGcccaagaaaatgcaaatgccaGCACCAACATTGACTTCAGCAGAGGAGCTAGCACCAGGGCTAGCTATAGCGATGGTGCTAGTATTAGCTTCAGTGGTGTACCCAGCCCCAGTAATGGCTTTGGTGGCACATGCAGCACCAGTGCCAGCTTCAGCAGCGTAGCCAGCATTTGCTTTGGTGGCACACCCAGCACTTGCTCCACTTTCAGTGGTGGAGCCAGCATTAGCTTTGGTGGTGCAGCCAGCACCAGCTCTAGTTTCAGCAGTGAAGCCAGCATTAGCTTTGGTGGCACACCTTGCACCAGTACCAACTTCAGTGGTGGGGTCAGCTCTAGTTTCAGTGGCCCACTCAACACCAGTACAAGTTTCAGTGGTGGAGCCAGCTCTGGTTTTGGAGGCATGCTCAGTACCCCTGCTGGCTTCAGTGATGCACTCAGTATGAGCACCAGCTTTGGCAGTACACTCGGCACCAGTGCAGTCTTTAGTGGTGCACTTAGCACCAGCCCTGGCTTTGGTGGCACACTCAGCACTAGTGTCTACTTTGGTGGCTCTCCCAGTTCCAGTGCCAGCTTTGGTGGCACACTCAGTACCAGTATCTGCTTTGGTGGCTTTCCTAGCACCAGCACTGGTTTTGATGGTGTACTCAGTACCAGTGTCTCCTTTGGTAGCTCTTTCAGCAATAGCACTGACTTTGGTGGTACACTAAGCACGAGCTTCTGCTTTGGTGATTCTCCCAGCACTAGTGCCAGCTTTGGTGGTACACTCAGCACCAGTCTTGGCTTAGGTGGTGCACTCAACACCAGTGCTGGTTTTAGCAGTGCTGTCAGCATTAGCACTGGCTTCAGCAGTGCACCCAGCACCAACTCTGGCTTTGGCAGTGTGTTCAGCACCAGTACTGACTTCAGTGGGGCACCTAAAACCACTACTGACCTTGGCAGTGCTCCCAGCACCAGCATTGGCTTTGGTGGAGCCCCCAGCACCAGCTTCTGCTTTGGCAGTGTGTCTAACACCAACCTATGCTTTGGTGGCCCTCCTAGTACCAGCACCTGCTTTAGTGGTCCTACCAGTGCCAGTTTTGGTGATGGACTCAGCACCAGTGCTGGTTTCAGCTTTTGTGATGGGTTAAGCACCAGCCCTGGATTTGGTGGTGGACTGAGCACCAACTCTGGCTTTGGTGGTGGACTGATCTCCAGTGATATCTTTGGTGGTGGGCTGGGCACCAATGCTGGTTTTGGCAGCACACTTGGCACCAGTGCTGACTTTAGTAGTGGCCTCAGCATCAGTGATGGCTTTGGTGGTGGGGCTAATACCAGCTTCGACGGAAGACTGAGCACCATCATTGGCTTTGGCAGTGGTTCCAACACCAGCACTGGCTTTACTGGTGAACCCCGCACCAGCACCGGCTTTATTGGTGGACCCACTTCTATTGTTGGCTTTGGCAGTGGACTGAGCACCGATGCTGACTTCAACGGTGGACCAAGCAGTAGTGTTGGCTATAGCGGTGGACCGAGCAATGCTGCTGGCTTTGGTGGTGGAGCCACCAGCCTTGGTGCCTGTAGCTTCTCCTATGGCTAG
- the TRO gene encoding trophinin isoform X5 translates to MHTLLSSTKDPLAVDPPVANRPKKSKTKKAPIKAITKTVRAAPPVPSANVITTNKPKITFLALNLPIIPQINQASATTEAANTQASSFTAQPKKANKTKRVTAKAAQGSQFPTGSESVTTQIKLPLQALNVPVIPQTIQAPVATESANSQALLASIKPKKAPKAKKANNKAIASATEISLAPSTTYTATTQGQITSIRTKKASKAKKATVKCTNTDTELLEAPDATETATRQIEASAAAIWPKKSKGKKAAYKGPNSACEISEAPPASQMVTKQALAATVRVKRGYRAWKVDTKARTTESQTQIDEGAQAKMSTPQINISVLETQVVAAVQALADDYLAQLSLEPTTRTRDKRNRKSKHLNGDERGGGNYRWIPWGRRPPLSRDVAILQERANKLVKYLLVKDQTKIPIKRSDMLKDVIQEYDEYFPEIIERASYALEKMFRVNLKEIDKQSSLYILISIQESSAGILGTTKDTPKLGLLMVILSVIFMNGNKANEAVIWEVLRKLGLHPGVRHSLFGEVRKLITDEFVKQKYLEYKRVPNSRPPEYEFFWGLRSYHETSKMKVLKFACKVQKKDPKDWAVQYREAVEMEVQAAAVAVAEAEARAEARAQMGIGEEAVAGPWNWDDMDIDCLTREELGDDAQAWGRFSLEIEARAQENANASTNIDFSRGASTRASYSDGASISFSGVPSPSNGFGGTCSTSASFSSVASICFGGTPSTCSTFSGGASISFGGAASTSSSFSSEASISFGGTPCTSTNFSGGVSSSFSGPLNTSTSFSGGASSGFGGMLSTPAGFSDALSMSTSFGSTLGTSAVFSGALSTSPGFGGTLSTSVYFGGSPSSSASFGGTLSTSICFGGFPSTSTGFDGVLSTSVSFGSSFSNSTDFGGTLSTSFCFGDSPSTSASFGGTLSTSLGLGGALNTSAGFSSAVSISTGFSSAPSTNSGFGSVFSTSTDFSGAPKTTTDLGSAPSTSIGFGGAPSTSFCFGSVSNTNLCFGGPPSTSTCFSGPTSASFGDGLSTSAGFSFCDGLSTSPGFGGGLSTNSGFGGGLISSDIFGGGLGTNAGFGSTLGTSADFSSGLSISDGFGGGANTSFDGRLSTIIGFGSGSNTSTGFTGEPRTSTGFIGGPTSIVGFGSGLSTDADFNGGPSSSVGYSGGPSNAAGFGGGATSLGACSFSYG, encoded by the exons ATGCATACCCTCTTGTCATCAACCAAGGACCCCCTGGCTGTGGACCCACCAGTTGCCAACCGGCCTAAGAAAAGCAAGACCAAGAAGGCCCCTATTAAGGCTATCACTAAGACAGTACGCGCTGCCCCTCCAGTTCCATCTGCCAATGTGATTACCACCAACAAGCCTAAAATAACTTTTCTGGCTTTAAACCTTCCAATCATCCCCCAGATCAACCAGGCTTCAGCTACCACTGAGGCAGCCAATACTCAGGCTTCTTCATTCACCGCTCAGCCTAAGAAAGCCAACAAGACAAAGAGAGTTACTGCTAAGGCAGCCCAAGGCTCCCAATTTCCAACTGGCAGTGAGAGTGTTACTACACAGATCAAGTTACCCTTGCAGGCCCTAAACGTGCCAGTCATCCCACAGACTATCCAGGCTCCAGTTGCCACTGAGTCAGCCAATTCTCAAGCCTTGTTAGCCTCCATCAAGCCTAAGAAAGCTCCCAAGGCTAAGAAGGCTAACAATAAGGCCATAGCTAGTGCCACTGAGATCTCACTGGCTCCATCCACCACCTACACAGCTACCACCCAAGGCCAAATTACCTCCATCCGAACTAAGAAAGCCTCCAAAGCCAAGAAAGCAACTGTTAAGTGCACAAATACTGACACTGAACTCCTAGAGGCCCCAGATGCCACTGAGACAGCTACCAGGCAGATTGAGGCCTCAGCAGCAGCTATCTGGCCCAAAAAATCCAAGGGCAAGAAGGCTGCCTATAAGGGCCCAAATTCTGCCTGTGAGATATCTGAGGCCCCACCTGCCAGTCAAATGGTCACAAAACAAGCCCTAGCAGCCACCGTCCGGGTCAAGAGAGGGTACAGGGCTTGGAAGGTTGACACTAAAGCCCGGACAACTGAAAGCCAGACTCAAATTGATGAAGGGGCCCAGGCCAAGATGTCTACCCCTCAGATCAACATAAGTGTCCTTGAGACTCAGGTTGTTGCTGCTGTCCAGGCCCTGGCAGATGACTACCTGGCTCAGTTGAGTCTGGAGCCCACAACCAGGACCCGGGACAAGAGGAACCGAAAG TCCAAGCATCTGAACGGGGATGAGAGAGGTGGTGGTAATTATAGGTGGATTCCATGGGGCCGGAGGCCTCCGCTATCCCGAGATGTGGCCATTTTGCAAGAAAGG GCAAATAAGTTGGTGAAATACCTGTTGGTTAAGGACCAGACAAAGATCCCCATCAAGCGCTCAG ACATGCTGAAGGATGTCATCCAAGAATATGATGAATACTTCCCAGAGATCATTGAACGAGCAAGCTATGCTCTGGAGAAG ATGTTTCGAGTCAATCTGAAGGAAATTGATAAACAAAGTAGCTTGTATATTCTCATCAGCATTCAGGAATCCTCTGCAGGCATCCTGGGAAC GACCAAGGACACACCCAAACTAGGTCTTCTCATGGTTATTCTGAGTGTCATTTTTATGAATGGCAACAAGGCCAATGAGG CTGTCATCTGGGAGGTGCTGCGCAAGTTGGGGCTGCACCCTGG GGTAAGGCATTCGCTCTTTGGGGAAGTGAGGAAGCTCATCACAGACGAGTTTGTGAAGCAGAA GTACCTGGAATACAAGAGGGTCCCCAACAGCAGACCACCTGAATATGAGTTCTTCTGGGGCTTGCGCTCCTACCATGAGACTAGCAAGATGAAAGTTCTCAAGTTTGCATGCAAG GTGCAGAAGAAAGACCCCAAGGACTGGGCCGTGCAGTATCGGGAGGCAGTGGAGATGGAAGTCCAAGCTGCAGCTGTGGCTGTAGCTGAGGCTGAGGCCAGGGCTGAGGCAAGAGCCCAAATGGGGATTGGAGAGGAAGCTGTGGCTGGGCCCTGGAATTGGGATGACATGGATATCGACTGCCTAACAAGGGAAGAGCTAGGCGATGATGCTCAGGCCTGGGGCAGATTTTCACTTGAAATTGAGGCCAGAGcccaagaaaatgcaaatgccaGCACCAACATTGACTTCAGCAGAGGAGCTAGCACCAGGGCTAGCTATAGCGATGGTGCTAGTATTAGCTTCAGTGGTGTACCCAGCCCCAGTAATGGCTTTGGTGGCACATGCAGCACCAGTGCCAGCTTCAGCAGCGTAGCCAGCATTTGCTTTGGTGGCACACCCAGCACTTGCTCCACTTTCAGTGGTGGAGCCAGCATTAGCTTTGGTGGTGCAGCCAGCACCAGCTCTAGTTTCAGCAGTGAAGCCAGCATTAGCTTTGGTGGCACACCTTGCACCAGTACCAACTTCAGTGGTGGGGTCAGCTCTAGTTTCAGTGGCCCACTCAACACCAGTACAAGTTTCAGTGGTGGAGCCAGCTCTGGTTTTGGAGGCATGCTCAGTACCCCTGCTGGCTTCAGTGATGCACTCAGTATGAGCACCAGCTTTGGCAGTACACTCGGCACCAGTGCAGTCTTTAGTGGTGCACTTAGCACCAGCCCTGGCTTTGGTGGCACACTCAGCACTAGTGTCTACTTTGGTGGCTCTCCCAGTTCCAGTGCCAGCTTTGGTGGCACACTCAGTACCAGTATCTGCTTTGGTGGCTTTCCTAGCACCAGCACTGGTTTTGATGGTGTACTCAGTACCAGTGTCTCCTTTGGTAGCTCTTTCAGCAATAGCACTGACTTTGGTGGTACACTAAGCACGAGCTTCTGCTTTGGTGATTCTCCCAGCACTAGTGCCAGCTTTGGTGGTACACTCAGCACCAGTCTTGGCTTAGGTGGTGCACTCAACACCAGTGCTGGTTTTAGCAGTGCTGTCAGCATTAGCACTGGCTTCAGCAGTGCACCCAGCACCAACTCTGGCTTTGGCAGTGTGTTCAGCACCAGTACTGACTTCAGTGGGGCACCTAAAACCACTACTGACCTTGGCAGTGCTCCCAGCACCAGCATTGGCTTTGGTGGAGCCCCCAGCACCAGCTTCTGCTTTGGCAGTGTGTCTAACACCAACCTATGCTTTGGTGGCCCTCCTAGTACCAGCACCTGCTTTAGTGGTCCTACCAGTGCCAGTTTTGGTGATGGACTCAGCACCAGTGCTGGTTTCAGCTTTTGTGATGGGTTAAGCACCAGCCCTGGATTTGGTGGTGGACTGAGCACCAACTCTGGCTTTGGTGGTGGACTGATCTCCAGTGATATCTTTGGTGGTGGGCTGGGCACCAATGCTGGTTTTGGCAGCACACTTGGCACCAGTGCTGACTTTAGTAGTGGCCTCAGCATCAGTGATGGCTTTGGTGGTGGGGCTAATACCAGCTTCGACGGAAGACTGAGCACCATCATTGGCTTTGGCAGTGGTTCCAACACCAGCACTGGCTTTACTGGTGAACCCCGCACCAGCACCGGCTTTATTGGTGGACCCACTTCTATTGTTGGCTTTGGCAGTGGACTGAGCACCGATGCTGACTTCAACGGTGGACCAAGCAGTAGTGTTGGCTATAGCGGTGGACCGAGCAATGCTGCTGGCTTTGGTGGTGGAGCCACCAGCCTTGGTGCCTGTAGCTTCTCCTATGGCTAG